Proteins encoded within one genomic window of Natator depressus isolate rNatDep1 chromosome 1, rNatDep2.hap1, whole genome shotgun sequence:
- the LOC141989215 gene encoding DLA class II histocompatibility antigen, DR-1 beta chain-like: MAPGGIPGVTRNCWAGALIVAIALRTHRAHCTDPPEHFLLQQKSECHYSNSTQRVRYLKRLIWGQQEICYYDSDLGFSVARTELGRPIAEYWNRLEWLSYLWASVEKFCSYNRRRFKNITVDRRVKPRVKISTLKAESSHRPSLLVCSATGFYPSEIVTKWFKNGQEETAGVVSRELLHNGDWTFQIQVTLEMKPRWGDVYTCQVEHISLQTPITMQWVAQSDSAKSKMFIGIGGFVLGLSLMVVGLLIYQKNKKGYLCLDTGESRAAGSDRGSSTNLLLCD, translated from the exons ATGGCCCCCGGAGGGATCCCTGGGGTCACCAGGAACTGCTGGGCTGGGGCTCTAATAGTGGCGATAGCACTGAGAACTCACAGAGCTCATTGCACAGACCCTCCAG AGCATTTCCTGCTGCAGCAGAAGTCTGAGTGTCACTACAGCAACAGCACACAGCGGGTGAGGTATCTGAAAAGACTGATCTGGGGCCAGCAGGAGATCTGTTACTATGACAGTGACTTGGGCTTCTCGGTGGCCCGCACGGAGCTGGGTCGGCCGATCGCGGAGTATTGGAACAGGCTGGAGTGGCTGAGCTACTTGTGGGCGTCAGTGGAGAAGTTCTGCAGTTATAACCGTAGGAGATTTAAGAACATCACTGTGGATAGGCGAG ttaagcCCAGAGTGAAAATTTCCACCCTGAAAGCAGAGTCTTCCCACCGCCCCAGCTTGCTGGTTTGCTCCGCAACAGGGTTTTATCCTTCCGAGATAGTGACCAAGTGGTTCAAAAATGGGCAAGAGGAGACAGCTGGAGTTGTATCCAGGGAGCTGCTACATAATGGAGACTGGACTTTCCAGATCCAGGTGACACTAGAAATGAAACCCAGGTGGGGAGATGTCTACACCTGCCAAGTGGAGCACATCAGCCTGCAAACGCCCATCACCATGCAGTGGG TAGCACAGTCTGACTCTGCCAAGAGCAAGATGTTCATTGGAATTGGGGGCTTCGTACTGGGGTTGAGCCTCATGGTGGTGGGACTCCTCATCTACCAGAAGAATAAGAAAG GGTACCTGTGCTTGGACACTGGAGAATCTCGAGCTGCTGGGAGTGACAGGGGCAGCTCTACAAACTTACTGCTCTGTGACTAA